The following proteins are encoded in a genomic region of bacterium:
- a CDS encoding type II toxin-antitoxin system HicA family toxin has protein sequence MKGRDLIKILEGMGCVLVRHGSAHDWYTNYQTKQSQPVPGHSEINDNLAKSIIKKLSNT, from the coding sequence ATGAAAGGGCGGGATTTGATCAAGATATTGGAGGGCATGGGATGCGTACTGGTCAGACATGGCAGTGCACACGACTGGTATACAAATTATCAAACCAAACAATCGCAACCCGTGCCAGGACATTCTGAAATCAATGACAATCTAGCCAAATCAATCATTAAAAAGTTATCAAACACTTAA